A genomic stretch from Patagioenas fasciata isolate bPatFas1 chromosome 10, bPatFas1.hap1, whole genome shotgun sequence includes:
- the MON1A gene encoding vacuolar fusion protein MON1 homolog A, with the protein MAADVQKKKSWEVPNGSLAPGDGQHAERSESPTPGLAQGTEPGAGQEGAMFVHTRSYEDLTSPEDGAATVRSTEEGRGEPAEPSSMEQISKDFSELSTQLTGMALDLEEEMRPSKEGKLEPSPQTARRDSVLSSKEEEDVTMDAWRMHRKHVFVLSEAGKPVYSRYGSEEALSSTMGVMMALVSFLEAEKNAIRSIHADGYKVVFVRRSPLVLVAVARTRQSEQEIAHELLYIYYQILSLLTWTQLNHIFQQKQNYDLRRLLAGSERITDNLLDLMAHDPSFLMGAVRCLPLAASVRDAVSTSLQQAKAKSLVFSILLSGNQLVSLVRKKDQFLHPIDLHLLFNLISSSSSFREGEAWTPICLPKFNSSGFFHAHISYLEQDMDLCLLLVSTDREDFFTVSDCKRRFQERLRRRGVHHALQDALRTPFYSVAQVGIPDLRHFIYKSKSSGLFTSPEIEAPYVQEEEKERLLGLYQYLHSRAHNSSRPLKNIYFTGPRENLLAWVTSAFELYICYSPLGTKAGAISAVNKLMKWIRKEEDRLFILTPQTY; encoded by the exons ATGGCTGcagatgtccagaagaagaaAAGCTGGGAAGTGCCCAATGGGTCCCTGGCGCCAGGAGATGGGCAGCATGCGGAGCGATCCGAGAGCCCCACGCCGGGGCTGGcgcaggggacagagccag GGGCAGGCCAAGAGGGAGCCATGTTCGTGCACACCCGTTCCTATGAGGACTTGACAAGTCCGGAGGACGGAGCAGCCACAGTGCGGAGCAcagaggaggggcggggggagccaGCCGAGCCCAGCAGCATGGAGCAGATCAGCAAGGACTTCAGTGAGCTCAGCACGCAACTGACAGGCATGGCCCTTGACCTGGAGGAGGAGATGAGGCCAAGCAAGGAGGGGAAGCTGGAGCCGTCCCCGCAGACCGCCCGCCGCGACTCGGTGCTGTCCAGCAAGGAGGAGGAAGACGTGACCATGGATGCCTGGCGCATGCACAGGAAGCACGTCTTTGTGCTGAGTGAGGCGGGCAAGCCCGTGTACTCCCGCTATGGCTCTGAGGAGGCCCTCTCCAGCACTATGGGCGTCATGATGGCCCTGGTGTCCTTCCTGGAGGCTGAGAAAAATGCCATCCGATCCATCCATGCAG ATGGCTACAAGGTGGTCTTTGTGCGGAGAAGCCCTCTGGTGCTGGTGGCAGTGGCACGGACCCGGCAGTCGGAGCAGGAGATTGCCCACGAGCTACTCTACATCTACTACCAGATCCTGAGCCTGCTCACCTGGACCCAGCTCAACCACATCTTCCAGCAGAAGCAGAACTACGACCTGCGCAGGCTCCTGGCCGGCTCAGAGCGCATCACCGACAACCTGCTGGACCTCATGGCCCATGACCCTAGCTTCCTCATGGGCGCTGTGCGTTGCCTGCCCCTGGCAGCCAGTGTCCGGGATGCTGTCAGCACCAGCCTCCAGCAGGCCAAGGCCAAGAGCCTGGTCTTCTCCATCCTCCTGTCAGGGAACCAGCTGGTGTCTCTTGTGAGGAAGAAGGATCAGTTTCTCCACCCCATTGACCTCCACCTGCTCTTCAACCTCAtcagctcttcttcctccttccggGAGGGTGAAGCCTGGACTCCCATTTGCCTCCCCAAGTTCAACTCCAGCGGCTTCTTCCATGCCCACATCTCCTACCTGGAGCAGGATATGGACCTGTGCCTCCTACTGGTCTCCACCGACCGCGAGGACTTCTTTACCGTCTCCGACTGTAAGCGGCGCTTCCAGGAGCGCCTGCGGCGGCGGGGTGTGCACCACGCTCTGCAGGATGCCCTGCGCACCCCATTCTACAGTGTCGCCCAGGTGGGCATCCCCGACCTCCGGCACTTCATCTACAAGTCCAAGAGCTCTGGACTCTTCACCAG CCCCGAGATTGAGGCACCCTACgtgcaggaggaggagaaggaaaggctCCTGGGGCTCTACCAGTACCTTCACAGCCGGGCTCACAACTCTTCACGGCCCCTGAAGAACATCTACTTCACGGGCCCCCGGGAGAACCTCCTGGCGTGG GTAACCAGCGCCTTTGAGCTCTACATATGCTACAGTCCCCTGGGGACCAAGGCCGGCGCCATCAGTGCTGTCAACAAGCTCATGAAGTGGATCCGGAAGGAGGAAGACAGACTCTTCATCCTCACGCCCCAGACATACTGA
- the MST1R gene encoding macrophage-stimulating protein receptor, with protein MLVAPCSTGPLCHMCLLLVLALAPLGTSAWQCPRIPYSATRNFSIPYVLPGLDAGSLVQNVAVFADSTGPAAVFVAVRNRILLANPEMRLLSVLITGPVGSTECQICRLCPAVTDGPEDTDNVLLLLDPLEPWLYSCGTSRHGLCYQHQLEVQNGEVTIATTRCLYSATGNRPMSCPDCVASPLGTSATVVATSYASFFYLGSTINSSVAAQYSPQSVSVRRLKGTLDGFSDDFQWLTVLPRYQDNYTIHYVHSFTYGDHVYFLTVQPERPGSAAYHTRLARLSTHEHDLRRYRELVLDCRFESKRRRRRRHSGEGDTEHDIAYNVLQAAHATRPGARLARDLGINDTDTVLFGAFAESRPESRLPRENSAVCAFPLRLLAQAIEEGMEKCCGTGHPALLRGLSFFQPVEYCPHNMNLSAPVTNTSCWDQPTLVPAASHKVDLFNGHLAGVLLTSIFVTALGDVTVAHLGTAEGRIFQMVLQRSSSYLLTLANFSLGEPGPVRGALGLQGHSLFFTAGTKVWQLNVTGPGCHHFSTCQHCLRAERFMGCGWCGDRDGCTRRHECAGPWVQDSCPPVLTDFHPRSAPLRGRTRVTLCGMTFHSHWDPNPHRSPPPTFRVAVGRRGCAVLLEESRSHRPLPTSRRKDFVDVLVCELEPRGPAAVGGPVDVVLTVEEPARPSAFHVHGSATLSGFVFVEPTISTIHPPFGPQGGGTYLSLRGTDLSAGSSWRVMVNGSECPLAWEPRQGDGVIRCVAPAAGGLGAAWVTLWIDGEEFPAPLPFEYRPDPFVSAITPSCSFEDSMLTIIGTHLDSVYCTKIRFEASGVRTKATECKGPRAPERLLCRSPAFPFESKVETALGNLSVLLDGVTSPWLFRLRYYPKPKVYPFEKEDRRLRLKPGDDEIEVHQLGLDTVAACMNITMTVGGQHCHPNVLKNEVTCRLPRELRLHPAGAPVEICVNSACEALGWVLPPAASLDLAASLALGTSITFLLCCVLAAVLLRWRWNKRRGTENLELLVQPGRSDPPTTTQRPGVDYREVLVLPTAGSPGPVRPQARFAGTGAGASVAGGGSPMPLLRVTSCCLEDLRPELLEEVKDILIPEEQLVTHRHQVIGKGHFGSVYHGTYTDPLLGNLHCAIKSLHRITDVEEVEEFLREGILMKSFHHPHVLSLLGICLPRHGLPLVVLPYMRHGDLRHFIRAEERSPTVKDLIGFGLQVALGMEYLAQKKFVHRDLAARNCMLDETLTVKVADFGLARDVFGKEYYSVRRHRHAKLPVKWMALESLQTQKFTTKSDVWSFGVLMWELLTRGAPPYPEVDPYDMARYLLRGRRLPQPRHCPHTLYGVLLNCWAPAPEERPSFAGLVGELERVLATLEGEHYVNLAVTYVNLDRGPPFPPASPGQLPDGEDEDNEENEEEEDEEEEEEEKDPAMC; from the exons ATGCTGGTGGCACCGTGCAGCACGGGGCCGCTGTGCCACATGTGCCTCTTGCTGGTGCTTGCCCTGGCCCCACTGGGCACCAGTGCCTGGCAGTGTCCCCGCATCCCCTACAGTGCCACTAGGAACTTCTCCATCCCCTATGTGTTGCCTGGCCTCGATGCTGGCAGCCTTGTGCAGAATGTTGCCGTCTTTGCTGACTCCACTGGTCCAGCTGCTGTCTTTGTGGCCGTCCGCAACCGGATCCTGCTGGCCAACCCCGAGATGCGGCTCCTTTCCGTCCTCATCACCGGCCCAGTGGGCAGCACTGAGTGCCAGATCTGCCGCCTGTGCCCAGCTGTCACAGATGGCCCTGAGGACACAGACAacgtcctgctgctgctggacccGTTGGAGCCGTGGCTGTACAGCTGCGGCACGTCACGACATGGCCTGTGCTACCAGCACCAGCTGGAGGTGCAGAACGGCGAGGTGACCATTGCAACCACGCGCTGCCTGTACTCAGCCACAGGCAACAGACCCATGTCCTGCCCTGACTGCGTGGCCAGCCCCCTGGGGACTAGTGCCACTGTGGTGGCCACCTCCTACGCCTCTTTCTTCTACCTCGGCTCCACCATAAACAGCAGTGTGGCAGCACAGTACAGTCCGCAGTCAGTGTCTGTCCGCAGGCTGAAGGGCACCTTGGATGGCTTTTCGGATGACTTCCAGTGGTTGACGGTGCTGCCACGCTACCAGGACAATTACACCATCCACTACGTGCACTCCTTTACTTATGGGGACCATGTCTACTTCTTGACGGTGCAGCCGGAGCGGCCGGGCTCTGCAGCATATCACACGCGTCTGGCGCGGCTCAGTACCCACGAGCATGACCTCCGCCGCTACCGCGAGCTTGTTCTTGACTGCCGCTTCGAGTCCAAGCGccgccggcggcggcggcacaGCGGAGAGGGGGACACAGAGCACGACATCGCCTACAACGTGCTGCAGGCTGCCCATGCCACCCGCCCCGGTGCGCGCCTGGCCCGCGACCTTGGCATCAATGACACTGACACAGTGCTTTTCGGAGCCTTTGCCGAGAGCCGGCCAGAGAGCCGGCTGCCACGGGAGAACTCAGCTGTCTGCGCCTTCCCGCTCCGCCTGCTCGCCCAGGCCATAGAGGAGGGCATGGAGAAGTGCTGTGGCACCGGGCACCCGGCACTGCTGCGTGGGCTCAGCTTCTTCCAGCCAGTGGAGTACTGCCCGCACAAT ATGAACCTCTCGGCACCGGTGACCAACACCAGCTGCTGGGACCAGCCCACCCTTGTCCCTGCCGCCTCCCATAAGGTGGACCTGTTCAATGGGCACCTGGCTGGTGTTCTCCTCACCTCCATCTTCGTCACTGCCCTGGGGGATGTCACTGTTGCCCACCTGGGCACGGCAGAGGGACGCATCTTCCAG ATGGTGCTCCAGCGCTCCAGCTCCTACCTCCTCACCTTGGCCAACTTCTCCCTGGGGGAGCCTGGGCCAGTACGGGGTGCCCTGGGGCTGCAGGGCCACTCGCTGTTCTTCACTGCCGGCACCAAG GTGTGGCAGCTGAATGTCACTGGCCCTGGGTGCCACCACTTCTCCACGTGCCAGCACTGCCTGAGGGCTGAGCGCTTCATGGGCTGCggctggtgtggggacagggacggctGCACCCGCCGCCACGAGTGTGCTGGCCCCTGGGTCCAGGATAGCTGCCCCCCCGTCCTTACTGAC TTCCACCCCAGGAGTGCCCCGCTGCGGGGCCGGACACGGGTGACACTCTGTGGCATGACCTTCCACTCCCACTGGGACCCCAACCCTCACCGCAGCCCCCCCCCCACCTTCCGGGTGGCAGTGGGGCGGCGAGGCTGTGCCGTGTTGCTGGAGGAGAGCAGGAGCCACAG ACCCCTGCCCACCTCCCGCCGCAAGGACTTtgtggatgtgctggtgtgtgagCTGGAGCCGAGGGGCCCAGCAGCGGTGGGGGGCCCGGTGGATGTAGTGCTCACAGTGGAGGAACCTGCCAGACCCTCTGCCTTCCATGTCcatggctctgccaccctcagcgGCTTTGTCTTCGTG GAGCCCACCATCAGCACCATACACCCCCCATTTGGCCCCCAAGGGGGTGGCACTTACCTCTCACTCCGTGGCACCGACCTCTCAGCAGGGAGCAGCTGGCGGGTGATGGTCAATGGCTCTGAATGTCCCCTGGCTTGGGAGCCCAG gcaGGGTGATGGGGTGATCCGGTGCGTggctcctgctgctggtggccTGGGCGCAGCCTGGGTGACCCTGTGGATCGATGGGGAGGAGTTCCCAGCCCCTCTACCCTTCGAGTACCGTCCTGACCCCTTCGTGTCGGCCATCACCCCCAGCTGCAGCTTTGA GGACTCGATGCTGACCATCATTGGCACCCACCTGGACTCTGTGTATTGCACCAAGATTCGCTTTGAAGCCAGTGGTGTGAGGACCAAAGCTACA GAGTGTAAGGGCCCGCGGGCACCGGAGCGGCTGCTGTGCCGCAGCCCAGCCTTCCCCTTTGAGAGCAAGGTGGAGACGGCGCTGGGGAACCTGAGTGTCCTACTGGATGGTGTCACCAGCCCCTGGCTCTTTCGCCTGCGCTACTACCCCAAGCCAAAGGTCTATCCCTTCGAGAAGGAGGACAGGCGCCTCCGCCTCAAGCCTGGTGATGATGAGATCGAGGTGCAT CAATTGGGGCTGGACACTGTGGCTGCCTGCATGAACATCACCATGACAGTGGGCGGCCAGCACTGCCACCCCAACGTGCTGAAGAATGAGGTGACGTGCCGCCTGCCCCGTGAGCTGCGCCTGCACCCAGCTGGGGCCCCTGTGGAG ATCTGCGTGAACAGTGCATGCGAGGCgctgggctgggtgctgccccctgCCGCCTCTCTGGACCTGGCCGCCAGCCTGGCCCTGGGCACCAGCATCACCTTCCTGCTCTGCTGCGTCCTGGCCGCCGTGCTGCTCCGCTGGCGCTGGAACAAGAGGAGGG GGACGGAGAACCTGGAGTTGCTGGTGCAGCCTGGCCGCAGTgacccccccaccaccacccagcGCCCTGGCGTTGACTACAGAGAGGTGCTGG TACTGCCCACGGCAGGCAGTCCCGGACCAGTGAGGCCGCAGGCACGCTTTGCTGGCACTGGCGCCGGTGCCAGCGTAGCAGGTGGTGGCTCCCCCATGCCCCTGCTCAGGGTCACATCCTGCTGCCTGGAGGACCTGcggccagagctgctggaggaggtgAAGGACATCCTCATCCCCGAGGAGCAGCTTGTCACCCACCGCCACCAGGTCATTGGCAAAG gGCACTTTGGCAGCGTCTACCATGGCACCTACACGGACCCGCTACTGGGGAACCTCCACTGTGCCATCAAGTCCCTGCACC GCATCACGGAtgtggaggaggtggaggagttcCTGCGTGAGGGCATCCTCATGAAGAGCTTCCACCACCCTCACGTGCTCTCGCTGCTGGGGATCTGCCTACCGCGCCATGGGCTGCCCCTCGTCGTCCTGCCCTACATGCGCCACGGGGACCTGCGCCACTTCATCCGTGCCGAGGAGCGG AGCCCCACGGTGAAGGACCTCattggctttgggctgcaggtggcCCTGGGCATGGAATACCTGGCCCAGAAGAAGTTTGTGCATCGGGACCTGGCAGCCAGGAACTGCAT GCTGGATGAGACACTGACGGTGAAGGTGGCTGACTTCGGGCTGGCACGGGACGTGTTTGGCAAGGAGTACTACAGCGTCCGGCGTCACCGTCATGCCAAGCTGCCTGTCAAGTGGATGGCATTGGAGAGCCTCCAGACCCAGAAATTCACCACCAAGTCGGACGTG tGGTCCTTCGGGGTGCTCATGTGGGAGCTGCTAACACGAGGGGCTCCGCCATACCCCGAGGTGGACCCCTACGACATGGCCCGCTACCTGCTGCGAGGGCGACGTCTACCACAGCCCCGCCACTGTCCCCACACACT GTATGGGGTGCTGCTGAACTGCTGGGCACCGGCACCTGAGGAGAGGCCATCCTTCGCGGGGCTGGTGGGCGAGCTGGAGCGTGTTCTGGCCACACTGGAGGGCGAGCACTATGTCAACCTGGCTGTCACCTACGTCAACCTGGACCGTGGCCCCCCATTTCCCCCGGCCTCTCCGGGGCAGCTGCCTGATGGCGAGGATGAGGATAATGAGGagaatgaggaggaggaggatgaggaggaggaagaagaggagaaggaccCGGCCATGTGCTGA